In Pantoea phytobeneficialis, one genomic interval encodes:
- a CDS encoding SDR family oxidoreductase: MDLQIQHRVALVCGAGSGLGRAMALSLAQEGVKVAVTGRNLEKLAETVSQIQQQGGTAHAWQLDLAAPDSFDAVLNAIRQHWGDVDILVNNSGGPPPASAQGTAAAVWQQQFALMVSSLIALTDKVLPAMREQGWGRIITSTSSGVIAPIPNLALSNALRMSLLGWSKTLATEVAADGVTVNVMVPGRIATDRVSQLDAIKAKRENSTPDAVAEKSRQGIPAGRYGTPEEYGATAAFLASQAASYITGTVLRVDGGMIDAL; the protein is encoded by the coding sequence ATGGATTTGCAAATACAACATCGGGTCGCGCTGGTTTGTGGTGCGGGCAGCGGTTTAGGCCGGGCGATGGCGCTGTCACTGGCGCAGGAAGGGGTCAAGGTTGCAGTGACCGGACGCAATCTGGAAAAGCTGGCGGAAACCGTCAGTCAGATCCAGCAACAGGGTGGCACTGCGCACGCCTGGCAACTGGATTTGGCGGCACCCGACAGCTTTGATGCGGTGCTGAATGCGATTCGTCAGCACTGGGGCGATGTCGATATTCTGGTGAACAACTCCGGCGGCCCACCACCCGCCAGCGCCCAGGGCACTGCCGCCGCCGTCTGGCAGCAGCAGTTTGCCCTGATGGTGTCCTCACTGATTGCGCTAACGGACAAAGTGCTGCCCGCCATGCGTGAGCAGGGTTGGGGCCGCATTATCACCTCAACCTCCTCCGGGGTGATTGCCCCCATCCCGAATCTGGCGCTGTCCAATGCGCTGCGTATGAGTTTGCTCGGCTGGTCAAAAACGCTGGCAACCGAAGTGGCGGCGGATGGGGTGACGGTGAATGTGATGGTGCCGGGACGTATCGCCACCGATCGCGTCAGCCAGCTGGACGCCATCAAAGCGAAGCGCGAAAACAGCACGCCAGATGCGGTAGCGGAAAAAAGTCGCCAGGGGATCCCGGCAGGTCGTTACGGTACGCCGGAAGAGTACGGCGCGACGGCGGCGTTTCTTGCCAGCCAGGCAGCCAGTTATATCACCGGCACGGTGTTACGGGTGGATGGCGGGATGATTGACGCGCTTTAA